In Firmicutes bacterium ASF500, a single genomic region encodes these proteins:
- the ce gene encoding Cellobiose 2-epimerase translates to MDRQALQNAQSWVKSELERSAQFWLDHGMDKEHGGVYTCLDRKGEIYSTDKSVWMQGRCGWIYAFLCHHYGVRQEWLDASKSCLDFMEQYCFNHAAGDRMYFTVTEDGKPLRQRRYYFSEAFCAIANAEYYGVTGDKARLERARQCYDLYWDLSQGKPDPVGMGPKTIPETRSGRAFGAPMIILNVTGVMLRTDPERKTLYEERAQQCVDDIFKYHVKPELKCTLENVDVDGTPRLYYTEGRTVNPGHDVEGVWFLLEHAQRTGDKELVAKAAQMFDWAIEAGWDDEYGGLLYFTDCLGKPPEAYEHDMKLWWPHNEILIASMMLYRDTGEEKYLDWFYKTLDYCKEHFADPEFGEWYGYLRRDGLPTQPSTKGSTFKGPFHMPRSMILVDKMIGEILDRA, encoded by the coding sequence ATGGACCGTCAAGCGTTACAGAATGCCCAGTCCTGGGTGAAGAGCGAGCTGGAGCGCTCCGCTCAGTTCTGGCTGGACCACGGCATGGACAAGGAACACGGCGGGGTGTACACCTGCCTGGACCGGAAGGGCGAAATTTACTCCACCGACAAGAGCGTGTGGATGCAGGGCCGGTGCGGCTGGATCTACGCCTTCCTGTGCCACCACTACGGAGTGCGCCAGGAGTGGCTGGACGCCTCCAAGAGCTGTCTGGACTTTATGGAACAGTACTGCTTCAACCACGCGGCGGGGGACCGGATGTACTTTACCGTCACAGAGGACGGCAAGCCCCTGCGCCAGCGGCGGTACTACTTCTCCGAGGCCTTCTGCGCCATCGCCAACGCGGAGTACTACGGCGTCACCGGGGACAAGGCCCGGCTGGAGCGGGCCCGCCAGTGCTACGACCTGTACTGGGACCTGAGCCAGGGCAAGCCCGACCCGGTGGGCATGGGCCCCAAGACCATCCCCGAGACCCGGTCTGGCCGGGCTTTCGGCGCGCCCATGATTATCCTCAACGTCACCGGCGTGATGCTGCGCACCGACCCAGAGCGGAAGACCCTCTATGAGGAGCGGGCCCAGCAGTGCGTGGACGACATCTTCAAGTACCACGTCAAGCCCGAGCTGAAATGCACCCTGGAGAACGTGGACGTGGACGGTACCCCCCGGCTGTACTACACCGAGGGCCGCACCGTCAACCCCGGTCACGACGTCGAGGGCGTCTGGTTCCTGCTGGAGCATGCCCAGCGCACCGGGGACAAGGAGTTGGTGGCCAAGGCGGCTCAGATGTTTGACTGGGCCATTGAGGCCGGATGGGATGACGAATACGGCGGACTGCTCTACTTCACCGACTGCCTGGGCAAGCCCCCCGAGGCCTACGAGCACGACATGAAGCTGTGGTGGCCCCACAACGAGATTCTGATTGCCTCCATGATGCTCTACCGGGACACCGGCGAGGAAAAGTATCTGGACTGGTTCTATAAGACCCTGGACTACTGCAAGGAGCACTTCGCCGACCCCGAGTTCGGCGAGTGGTACGGCTACCTCCGCCGGGACGGCCTGCCCACACAGCCCAGCACCAAGGGCAGTACCTTCAAGGGCCCCTTCCATATGCCCCGGAGCATGATTCTGGTGGATAAGATGATCGGCGAGATTCTGGACCGGGCCTGA
- the nanA gene encoding N-acetylneuraminate lyase — MKDFSKYQGIIPAFYACYDKDGKVDGQAVRALARYLLDKGVKGLYVGGSSGECIYQSVAERKETLEQVMAEVGGKLTVIAHVACNNTADSRELAAHAESLGVDAIASIPPIYFHLPPKGIAKYWNDISAAAPNTDFIIYNIPQLAGVALSVPLLQEMLKNPRVIGVKNSSMPVQDIQMWRDEGAVVFNGPDEQLLSGLAAGAIGGIGGTYAAMPELYLEILRCFQTGELEKGREVQNECCRIIYKMCSARGNMYAVIKEIIRLQGGPDIGSVRAPLLELADSDQPVIVEAHEMIKAALSKYCG; from the coding sequence ATGAAAGATTTTTCCAAATACCAGGGGATTATCCCCGCGTTTTACGCCTGCTATGACAAGGACGGCAAGGTGGACGGCCAGGCCGTCCGGGCCTTGGCGAGGTATCTGCTGGACAAGGGAGTCAAGGGCCTGTATGTGGGCGGCTCCTCCGGCGAGTGCATCTATCAGAGCGTGGCCGAGCGGAAGGAGACCCTGGAGCAGGTCATGGCCGAGGTGGGCGGCAAGCTGACTGTCATCGCCCACGTGGCCTGCAACAACACCGCCGACAGCCGGGAACTGGCCGCCCACGCCGAGAGCCTGGGCGTGGACGCCATCGCCTCCATCCCCCCCATCTACTTCCACCTGCCCCCCAAGGGCATTGCCAAGTACTGGAACGACATCTCCGCCGCCGCCCCCAACACCGACTTCATCATCTACAACATCCCCCAGCTGGCCGGGGTGGCCCTGTCTGTCCCCCTGCTCCAGGAGATGCTGAAAAATCCCAGGGTGATCGGGGTCAAGAACTCCTCCATGCCCGTTCAGGACATCCAGATGTGGCGTGACGAGGGGGCCGTGGTCTTTAACGGTCCTGACGAGCAGCTTCTCTCCGGCCTGGCCGCCGGGGCCATTGGCGGCATCGGCGGCACCTACGCCGCCATGCCTGAGCTGTATCTGGAGATCCTCCGCTGCTTCCAGACCGGCGAGCTGGAGAAGGGCCGGGAGGTCCAGAATGAGTGCTGCCGCATCATTTACAAGATGTGCTCCGCTCGGGGCAACATGTACGCCGTCATCAAGGAGATCATCCGTCTCCAGGGCGGGCCGGACATTGGAAGCGTCCGCGCGCCCCTGCTGGAGCTGGCCGACAGCGACCAGCCCGTAATCGTCGAGGCCCACGAGATGATTAAGGCCGCTCTGTCCAAATACTGCGGCTGA
- the araQ_2 gene encoding L-arabinose transport system permease protein AraQ — protein MLTANEAARKKAYKVISVIVLVILAFLFLFPLYWILTGAFKPAVDIYNPKPVWWPTEWVKTNFDDLFNKRTAPLWELAVPFSQFFTDDHKPLIWSTGPVFPAAFRWLINTVFMSVAAMLLTCLTAAMAGYALAKKRFRGRAIVFSLIVCAMALPKQVILIPLLKEMAGLYMYDTLWAVILPTVGWPFGVFLMKQFSESIPGEILEAARVDGSSEFRTFSTIVIPMVKPGIGALAIFTFINAWNDYFMQLVMLPSGSNNTISLGIATLQNDTTVNMGLLMAGAALAAVPIIIVFLIFQKYFTQGITMGAVKG, from the coding sequence ATGCTGACAGCAAACGAAGCCGCGCGCAAAAAAGCGTACAAAGTTATTTCCGTTATTGTGCTGGTCATTCTGGCATTCCTGTTCCTCTTCCCGCTGTACTGGATTCTCACCGGCGCGTTCAAGCCCGCCGTGGATATCTACAACCCCAAGCCGGTGTGGTGGCCCACGGAGTGGGTCAAGACCAACTTCGACGACCTGTTCAACAAGCGCACCGCCCCCCTGTGGGAACTGGCGGTACCCTTCAGCCAGTTCTTTACCGACGACCACAAGCCGCTGATCTGGTCCACGGGTCCGGTGTTCCCCGCCGCCTTCCGCTGGCTGATTAACACCGTGTTCATGTCGGTGGCGGCGATGCTCCTCACCTGCCTCACCGCCGCGATGGCCGGCTACGCCCTGGCAAAGAAGCGCTTCCGCGGCCGGGCGATCGTCTTCTCCCTCATCGTGTGCGCGATGGCTTTGCCCAAGCAGGTCATTCTCATCCCGCTGCTGAAGGAGATGGCCGGCCTGTATATGTATGACACCCTCTGGGCGGTCATCCTGCCCACGGTGGGCTGGCCCTTCGGCGTGTTCCTGATGAAGCAGTTCTCCGAGAGCATCCCGGGAGAGATCCTGGAGGCCGCCCGGGTGGACGGCTCCAGCGAGTTCCGGACCTTCTCCACCATCGTGATTCCCATGGTCAAGCCGGGCATCGGCGCGCTGGCTATCTTCACCTTCATCAACGCCTGGAACGACTACTTTATGCAGCTGGTCATGCTGCCCAGCGGAAGCAACAATACCATCTCCTTGGGTATCGCCACCCTGCAAAACGACACCACCGTCAATATGGGTCTGCTGATGGCGGGCGCCGCGCTGGCCGCTGTGCCCATTATCATCGTATTCCTGATCTTCCAGAAGTACTTCACCCAGGGCATTACCATGGGCGCGGTCAAGGGATAA
- the dnaA gene encoding Chromosomal replication initiator protein DnaA, with protein sequence MNPAAEVWEKVKALMGAEMTATTLNTWFDDAEAVALEESRFVLYTPTRFKRDIIAARYLTPIQNALHELFSADFQVTVLTEDEKSGFQEAAKQGVFLPGTEEYTFDRFVVGSSNKFAHAAARKVADNPGESYNPLFIFGNSGLGKTHLLYSIAHTIHANHPNYKVIYVKGDAFTNELISAIREGRNQEFRDKYRGADVFLMDDVQFIAGRDSTQEEMFHTFNTLYELKKQIVFTSDRPPKEMLRLEDRLKTRFEWGLLADIIPPDYETRMAIIRNKSIRMGMELPDFLIQLIAENITANVRQIEGTVNKIMAYQDLIGDTVDKNTVIRAVKDIFKEKSDILPTADVIIEEVCKFYNIEPDILRGQGRSKDISLARQIAIYQIRRMTNLSLKEIGQEFGGRDHSTVLNALNRIENLVKTDPEKAEIVKDITTNINARYE encoded by the coding sequence ATGAATCCCGCTGCGGAAGTATGGGAAAAAGTGAAGGCTCTGATGGGAGCTGAAATGACCGCGACCACCCTGAATACCTGGTTTGACGACGCTGAGGCGGTGGCCCTGGAGGAGAGCCGCTTTGTGCTCTACACACCCACCCGCTTCAAGCGGGATATCATCGCCGCCCGCTATCTCACCCCGATCCAGAACGCCCTTCACGAGCTGTTCTCCGCCGACTTTCAGGTGACCGTCCTGACGGAGGACGAGAAGAGCGGATTCCAGGAGGCGGCCAAGCAGGGGGTATTCCTCCCGGGGACGGAGGAGTATACCTTCGACCGCTTTGTGGTGGGCTCCTCCAACAAGTTCGCCCACGCCGCCGCCCGGAAGGTAGCCGACAATCCGGGGGAGAGCTATAACCCTCTGTTCATCTTTGGAAACTCCGGCCTGGGCAAGACCCATCTGCTCTACTCCATCGCCCACACCATCCACGCCAACCACCCGAACTACAAGGTGATCTATGTCAAGGGCGACGCCTTCACCAACGAGCTGATCTCCGCCATCCGGGAGGGGCGCAACCAGGAGTTCCGGGACAAGTACCGGGGGGCCGACGTATTCCTCATGGACGACGTGCAGTTTATCGCCGGCCGGGACTCCACCCAGGAGGAGATGTTCCACACCTTCAATACCCTGTACGAGCTGAAAAAACAGATCGTCTTCACCTCCGACCGCCCCCCCAAGGAAATGCTTCGCCTGGAGGACCGGCTAAAGACCCGCTTCGAGTGGGGCTTGCTGGCCGATATCATCCCCCCGGACTACGAGACCCGGATGGCCATCATCCGCAACAAGTCCATCCGTATGGGAATGGAGCTGCCCGACTTTCTGATCCAGCTTATCGCCGAGAACATCACCGCCAACGTGCGGCAGATTGAGGGCACCGTCAACAAAATCATGGCCTATCAGGACCTGATTGGGGATACTGTAGATAAAAACACGGTCATCCGGGCGGTGAAGGATATCTTTAAGGAGAAATCCGACATCCTGCCCACCGCCGACGTTATCATTGAGGAGGTCTGCAAGTTCTACAATATCGAGCCGGACATCCTCCGGGGGCAGGGCCGCTCCAAGGACATCTCCCTGGCCCGTCAGATCGCCATCTACCAGATCCGCCGCATGACCAACCTGTCCCTGAAGGAGATCGGCCAGGAGTTCGGCGGAAGGGACCACAGCACCGTCCTCAACGCCCTGAACCGCATTGAGAACCTGGTGAAAACCGACCCGGAAAAGGCGGAGATTGTCAAGGACATCACCACCAACATCAACGCCCGGTACGAGTGA
- the lacF_3 gene encoding Lactose transport system permease protein LacF encodes MSRALQRREDVAGYLFMLPSLIFFVGFVIIPMFICIFTSLTASNMNDTTMFGQFVGLKNFAKLFEDKVFQKGLVNTFIIVIVSVPTVCAFSLWVGSAIYKLNNVALSAFRCIFYLPVVTGSVAVTVVWRWMYDNYTGILNTALKGAGLIEQNINWLGDPKTALGCIIVILFTTSVGQPIVLYVSALGNVDTTLVEAAEVDGATDMQVFWQVKWPQMMPTTLYILVITTINSFQCFALIQLLTQGGPSHATDTVMYYIYYTAFKLTEQAGHFGYANAMGVVLAIFIGIMSAIQFRLAKEK; translated from the coding sequence ATGAGCCGGGCGCTCCAGCGGCGGGAGGACGTGGCGGGCTACCTGTTCATGCTTCCCAGCCTGATCTTCTTTGTGGGGTTCGTCATCATCCCCATGTTCATCTGTATCTTCACCAGCCTGACGGCCAGCAACATGAACGACACCACCATGTTCGGCCAGTTTGTGGGACTGAAAAACTTCGCCAAGCTCTTTGAGGACAAGGTGTTCCAGAAGGGGCTTGTGAACACCTTCATCATCGTGATTGTCAGCGTGCCCACCGTCTGTGCCTTCTCCCTGTGGGTGGGCTCCGCTATCTATAAGCTGAACAACGTCGCCCTGTCCGCTTTCCGGTGCATCTTCTATCTGCCCGTGGTCACCGGCTCCGTGGCGGTCACCGTGGTGTGGCGCTGGATGTATGACAACTACACCGGTATCCTGAACACGGCCCTGAAGGGCGCGGGGCTGATCGAGCAGAATATCAACTGGCTGGGCGACCCCAAGACGGCCCTGGGCTGTATCATTGTGATCCTGTTCACCACCTCCGTGGGCCAGCCCATCGTGCTCTACGTCTCTGCCCTGGGCAACGTGGACACCACCCTTGTCGAGGCCGCCGAGGTAGACGGCGCCACCGATATGCAGGTTTTCTGGCAGGTGAAGTGGCCCCAGATGATGCCTACCACTCTGTACATCCTGGTCATAACCACCATCAACTCCTTCCAGTGCTTCGCCCTGATCCAGCTGCTGACCCAGGGCGGACCCAGCCACGCCACCGATACGGTGATGTACTACATCTACTACACCGCCTTCAAGCTCACCGAGCAGGCCGGCCACTTCGGCTACGCCAACGCCATGGGCGTGGTACTGGCCATCTTCATTGGAATCATGTCCGCCATCCAGTTCCGTCTGGCGAAAGAAAAGTAA
- the lspA gene encoding Lipoprotein signal peptidase — protein sequence MIYAIIAAALVAVDQLVKYLVMTNIPFGEHVPLIPYILDLTYVTNTGAAFSSFSEHTWALSLVSLVMSVLLALALWKGLFKHPFGKLALTLLLAGAVGNLIDRVFRKFVVDMFNVLFMNFAVFNVADICVVVGGIAAGIYYLFLMDKLEKGGEKADDNADADR from the coding sequence ATGATTTACGCAATCATCGCCGCGGCCCTGGTGGCTGTGGACCAGCTGGTAAAATACCTGGTGATGACCAACATCCCTTTTGGGGAGCACGTCCCCCTCATCCCTTATATTCTGGACCTGACCTATGTGACTAACACCGGAGCGGCCTTCTCCAGCTTCTCGGAGCACACCTGGGCCCTGTCCCTAGTGTCGCTGGTCATGTCGGTCCTGCTGGCCCTGGCCCTGTGGAAGGGGCTGTTTAAGCACCCCTTCGGCAAGCTGGCCCTTACCCTGCTGCTGGCGGGGGCGGTGGGCAACCTGATCGACCGGGTCTTCCGAAAATTCGTGGTAGATATGTTTAATGTGCTGTTCATGAATTTCGCCGTGTTCAATGTGGCGGACATCTGCGTGGTAGTGGGGGGCATCGCCGCCGGGATCTACTATCTGTTCCTGATGGACAAGCTGGAAAAGGGCGGGGAGAAGGCCGATGACAACGCTGACGCTGACCGCTGA
- the pleD_2 gene encoding Response regulator PleD: MEKILIVDDSVVQTAQLKSILEDEYSVTTACTAEEGLRRASNENYSLILLDVVMPGMDGFTLLKKLQEEIVTQSVPVILITSLSDVEHEQYGLILGAVDYITKPFNSMIVKARVNTHVKLYNYRRQVEHQSMTDQLTGIANRRRYDRYSEVKWQEATRLQTPFSVCIFDIDNFKMYNDTFGHPAGDKVIAAVAKTAAARLNRSTDFVARYGGEEFVAIVLGDQSEKIFAHLQKIRQAVEDLHIPHSPLASEWVTISVGGVTVVPTAENPCSVYLKIADTMLYDAKRRGRNQVVWADEQMRQLWEK, encoded by the coding sequence ATGGAAAAAATTTTAATTGTGGACGACAGCGTAGTACAGACGGCCCAGCTAAAGTCTATCCTGGAGGACGAATACAGCGTGACCACCGCGTGTACCGCGGAGGAGGGACTGCGTCGGGCCAGCAATGAGAACTATTCCCTGATTCTCCTGGACGTGGTGATGCCGGGGATGGACGGCTTCACCCTGCTGAAAAAATTGCAGGAGGAGATCGTCACCCAGAGCGTCCCGGTCATTCTGATCACCAGCCTGTCCGACGTGGAGCACGAGCAGTACGGCCTGATTCTGGGGGCGGTGGACTATATCACAAAACCCTTTAACTCTATGATCGTCAAGGCCAGGGTCAACACCCACGTCAAGCTGTACAACTACCGCAGGCAGGTGGAGCATCAGTCCATGACCGACCAGCTGACGGGGATCGCCAACCGGCGGCGGTACGACCGGTACAGCGAGGTCAAGTGGCAGGAGGCCACCCGGCTCCAGACCCCCTTTTCCGTCTGTATCTTCGACATCGACAATTTTAAGATGTACAACGACACCTTTGGACATCCCGCCGGAGACAAGGTGATCGCGGCGGTGGCGAAAACCGCCGCCGCCCGCCTGAACCGCAGCACCGACTTTGTAGCCCGCTACGGCGGGGAGGAGTTCGTAGCCATCGTGCTGGGGGACCAGTCGGAAAAAATCTTTGCCCATCTGCAAAAAATCCGGCAGGCCGTGGAGGACCTGCATATCCCCCACAGCCCGCTGGCCTCTGAGTGGGTCACCATCAGCGTCGGGGGCGTCACCGTCGTCCCCACGGCGGAGAACCCCTGCTCCGTCTACTTAAAAATCGCGGACACCATGCTGTATGACGCGAAGCGGCGCGGCCGGAACCAGGTGGTCTGGGCCGACGAGCAGATGAGACAGCTCTGGGAAAAATAA
- the rluD_1 gene encoding Ribosomal large subunit pseudouridine synthase D, with protein MTTLTLTADRDGERADAFLARSVPELTRSAAQRLLERGAVLLDGRAVKKNDRLSPGAELSLTLPDPEPVDVRPQDIPLDVVYEDGDVIVVNKPVGLVVHPAPGHPDGTLVNALLYHCGTSLSGINGQLRPGIVHRIDRDTSGLIIAAKHDGAHLALAAQLQDHSLARTYEAVAVGSLKEDSGTVSAPIGRHPVDRKRMAVDPKNGREAVTHWSVLARYPGYTHVECRLETGRTHQIRVHLASTGHPLLGDTVYGAKKPVSGLAGQCLHARRLKFVHPSTGEPVELECPLPPWFQAVLEKLAAHS; from the coding sequence ATGACAACGCTGACGCTGACCGCTGACCGGGACGGCGAGCGGGCGGACGCCTTTCTGGCCCGGTCGGTCCCGGAGCTGACCCGGTCCGCCGCCCAGAGGCTGCTGGAGCGGGGGGCGGTCCTTCTGGACGGGAGGGCGGTCAAAAAAAATGACCGCCTCTCCCCTGGCGCTGAACTGAGCCTTACCCTCCCCGACCCGGAGCCGGTTGACGTGCGGCCCCAGGACATCCCCCTGGACGTGGTATATGAGGACGGGGACGTAATTGTGGTCAACAAGCCGGTGGGTCTGGTGGTCCACCCCGCCCCGGGGCATCCGGACGGGACGCTGGTCAACGCTCTGTTATATCACTGCGGGACTTCACTATCTGGAATCAACGGCCAGCTGCGCCCCGGCATTGTCCACCGCATCGACCGGGACACCTCCGGCCTGATTATTGCCGCCAAGCATGACGGAGCCCACCTGGCCCTAGCCGCTCAGCTCCAGGACCACTCCCTGGCCCGGACCTATGAGGCGGTGGCGGTGGGGAGCCTCAAGGAGGACAGCGGCACGGTCAGCGCCCCCATCGGGCGGCACCCGGTGGACCGGAAAAGGATGGCTGTCGATCCCAAAAATGGCCGGGAGGCGGTGACCCACTGGTCCGTCCTAGCCCGGTACCCCGGCTACACCCATGTGGAATGCCGCCTGGAGACAGGCCGTACCCACCAAATTCGGGTGCATCTGGCCTCCACGGGGCACCCCCTGCTGGGGGATACGGTATATGGAGCGAAAAAGCCCGTCTCCGGTCTGGCGGGCCAGTGCCTCCACGCCCGGCGGCTGAAATTTGTCCACCCCTCCACGGGAGAACCGGTGGAGCTGGAGTGTCCCCTGCCCCCGTGGTTTCAAGCTGTTTTGGAAAAATTAGCGGCCCACTCCTGA
- the murR_2 gene encoding HTH-type transcriptional regulator MurR — protein sequence MEKNILAQMLQEYESFTRSERKIADYVLEHQKETQYISITDLSNQCEVAVSTVSLFCRKLKLAGFNDFKLELARAASPAGGAGIGSGGRGASTPTAVKDKVLREAQDALTNAYHMLAEREVARAADLLRDAGQVICLGQGNHSVVALAAWAQFSTTSSKFKTIQDSHMQMVTLSTLSKTDVVLYFSYSGATHEVLSAAEVIRNRGARLILVTRYLNSPASAYADVVLLCGPNELPFQFGSSAALVAQLYVVEVLLSEFVRRDPERAEANRQSVGKALTQKCV from the coding sequence GTGGAGAAAAATATTCTGGCCCAGATGCTCCAGGAGTATGAGAGCTTCACCCGCTCCGAGCGGAAGATCGCCGACTATGTGCTGGAGCACCAGAAGGAGACCCAGTATATCAGCATCACCGATCTGAGCAACCAGTGCGAGGTGGCTGTGTCCACGGTGTCGCTGTTCTGCCGGAAGCTGAAGTTGGCCGGGTTCAACGACTTTAAGCTGGAGCTGGCCCGGGCGGCCTCCCCCGCCGGCGGGGCGGGAATCGGGTCGGGGGGCCGGGGGGCCTCCACCCCCACCGCCGTGAAGGACAAGGTCCTCCGGGAGGCCCAGGACGCCCTGACCAATGCCTACCATATGCTGGCCGAGCGGGAGGTGGCCCGGGCGGCCGACCTGCTGCGGGACGCGGGCCAGGTGATCTGCCTGGGCCAGGGAAACCATTCGGTGGTTGCCCTGGCGGCCTGGGCGCAGTTCTCCACAACCTCCTCCAAGTTCAAGACCATTCAGGACTCCCATATGCAGATGGTGACCCTGTCCACCCTGTCCAAGACGGATGTGGTCCTCTACTTCTCCTACTCCGGGGCCACCCATGAGGTGCTGTCGGCGGCGGAGGTGATCCGGAACCGGGGGGCCAGGCTGATTCTGGTGACCCGGTATCTCAACTCCCCGGCCAGCGCCTACGCCGACGTGGTCCTGCTGTGCGGGCCCAACGAGCTGCCCTTTCAGTTCGGCTCCTCCGCCGCGCTGGTCGCCCAGCTCTATGTGGTGGAGGTCCTCCTCAGCGAGTTCGTCCGCCGGGACCCGGAGCGGGCGGAGGCCAACCGCCAGTCGGTGGGCAAGGCGCTGACCCAGAAGTGCGTATAA
- the rfbD gene encoding UDP-galactopyranose mutase — MEKHYDVWVAGAGYAGAVAARALAEKGKSVLVLERRDHIGGNAYDCLDGHGVLIHKYGPHIFHTNDKKVFDFLSRFTEWRDYQHRVVANIPDPAGGGKPGWRLQYPVPFNLTSLEEAFGKEEGKKLGDKLIAAYGAEKKVTILELRQNPDPEIAALADYVYEHVFVHYTMKQWGQKPEEIDPNTTARVPVFLSRDDRYFQDTYQGMPLEGYTRMFEKMLDHPNIEVRLGVDARPILKEAEGPIIYTGQVDELFDFKFGPLPYRTLDFRFETWQDRDYSAPGMPYPDPDHPLRGGGFYQTHGTVNYTVDRDYTRITEFKHLTGQDLPGVTTIVKEYSRAYTGAEGETPYYAIINPENNALYAKYKAEADKRPSLYLLGRLAEYKYYNMDAIAARALELAEGL, encoded by the coding sequence TTGGAGAAGCATTACGATGTCTGGGTGGCGGGCGCGGGCTACGCCGGCGCGGTGGCCGCCCGGGCTTTGGCGGAAAAGGGAAAAAGCGTGCTGGTGCTGGAGCGCCGGGACCACATCGGCGGCAACGCCTACGACTGTCTGGACGGCCACGGGGTGCTCATCCACAAATACGGCCCCCACATCTTCCATACCAACGATAAAAAGGTGTTTGACTTCCTGTCCCGGTTTACGGAGTGGAGGGACTATCAGCACCGTGTTGTCGCCAACATCCCCGACCCGGCTGGCGGCGGAAAGCCCGGCTGGCGGCTGCAATACCCCGTCCCCTTCAACCTCACCTCTCTGGAGGAGGCCTTCGGCAAGGAAGAGGGCAAAAAACTGGGGGACAAGCTCATCGCCGCCTATGGAGCGGAGAAGAAGGTCACCATCCTGGAGCTCCGGCAGAACCCGGACCCAGAAATCGCCGCTCTGGCGGATTACGTCTATGAGCACGTCTTTGTTCACTACACCATGAAGCAGTGGGGACAGAAGCCGGAGGAGATCGACCCCAACACCACCGCCCGGGTGCCTGTGTTCCTCTCCCGGGACGACCGCTATTTTCAGGATACCTACCAGGGGATGCCCTTAGAGGGCTACACCAGGATGTTCGAAAAAATGCTGGACCACCCCAATATCGAGGTCCGGCTGGGGGTGGACGCCCGGCCCATTTTGAAAGAGGCGGAAGGACCCATCATCTACACCGGCCAGGTGGACGAGCTCTTCGATTTTAAGTTCGGCCCTCTGCCCTATCGGACCCTGGACTTCCGCTTTGAGACCTGGCAGGACCGGGACTACAGTGCCCCCGGTATGCCCTATCCCGATCCGGACCACCCCCTCCGGGGCGGCGGCTTCTACCAGACCCACGGCACCGTTAACTACACGGTGGACCGGGACTACACCCGGATCACCGAGTTCAAGCACCTCACCGGCCAGGACCTGCCCGGGGTGACCACCATCGTGAAGGAGTACTCCCGGGCCTACACCGGGGCGGAGGGGGAGACCCCCTACTACGCCATTATCAACCCGGAAAACAACGCCCTCTACGCCAAATACAAGGCGGAAGCGGACAAAAGACCCAGCCTTTACCTGCTGGGCCGGCTGGCGGAGTACAAATACTACAACATGGACGCCATCGCCGCACGGGCTCTGGAATTGGCGGAGGGGCTGTAA